A single region of the Streptomyces sp. NBC_00425 genome encodes:
- the tadA gene encoding tRNA adenosine(34) deaminase TadA: MRLALDEARTAARDGDVPVGAVVLAPDGTTVLARGHNEREAGGDPTAHAEVLAVRRAAEATGAWRLSGCTLVVTLEPCTMCAGALVQSRVDRVVYGARDDKAGAAGSLWDVVRDRRLNHRPEVIEGVLATECAQLLTDFFRER, translated from the coding sequence ATGCGGCTCGCCCTGGACGAGGCCCGGACGGCCGCCCGGGACGGAGACGTCCCGGTCGGCGCCGTGGTGCTGGCTCCGGACGGCACCACGGTCCTCGCCAGGGGTCACAACGAACGCGAGGCCGGCGGCGATCCGACGGCCCACGCGGAGGTGCTCGCCGTCCGGCGGGCTGCCGAGGCGACGGGCGCGTGGCGGCTGTCCGGCTGCACGCTCGTCGTGACCCTCGAACCGTGCACGATGTGCGCGGGCGCCCTCGTGCAGTCGCGGGTGGACCGGGTCGTCTACGGCGCCCGCGACGACAAGGCCGGCGCGGCCGGCTCCCTCTGGGACGTCGTCCGCGACCGACGGCTCAATCACCGGCCCGAGGTGATCGAGGGCGTGCTCGCGACGGAGTGCGCGCAACTGCTCACGGACTTCTTCCGCGAGCGCTGA
- a CDS encoding Dabb family protein — protein sequence MIRHLVLFKLDEGVERDDPRVVQGEAAFRALGGQIDELRFWELGWNISERPIAYDFAINSAVEDADALKRYLEHPAHQAGVALWREFATWVVADYEV from the coding sequence ATGATCCGCCACCTGGTCCTTTTCAAGCTCGACGAGGGCGTCGAGCGCGACGACCCCCGGGTGGTGCAGGGCGAGGCGGCCTTCCGGGCCCTGGGCGGACAGATCGACGAGCTGCGCTTCTGGGAGCTGGGCTGGAACATCAGCGAGCGGCCCATCGCCTACGACTTCGCGATCAACTCGGCGGTCGAGGACGCGGACGCCCTCAAGCGGTACCTCGAGCACCCGGCCCACCAGGCGGGCGTCGCGCTGTGGCGGGAGTTCGCCACCTGGGTGGTCGCCGACTACGAGGTCTGA
- a CDS encoding RNA polymerase sigma factor SigF, translating into MALTLSASTAPPQTEAPPAPATAPTPASVPGPVAASTPAPAPAPAMEAVEAAEASPVAEPAEAAPAPERRRGADTRALTQVLFGELKELQPGTPEHNRVRGALIEANLPLVRYAAARFRSRNEPMEDVVQVGTIGLINAIDRFDPERGVQFPTFAMPTVIGEIKRYFRDNVRTVHVPRRLHELWVQVNSATEDLTTAFGRTPTTAEIAERLRIGEDEVLSCIEAGRSYHATSLEAAQEGDGLPGLLDRLGYEDPALDGVEHRDLVRHLLVQLPEREQRILLLRYYSNLTQSQISAELGVSQMHVSRLLARSFQRLRSANRIEA; encoded by the coding sequence GTGGCGTTGACCTTGTCGGCCAGTACTGCGCCGCCTCAGACAGAGGCGCCCCCGGCACCCGCCACGGCGCCGACACCCGCATCCGTTCCGGGCCCGGTCGCGGCCTCGACCCCGGCGCCCGCCCCGGCGCCCGCCATGGAGGCCGTGGAGGCCGCGGAGGCCTCGCCGGTCGCAGAGCCCGCGGAGGCCGCTCCGGCCCCGGAGCGACGCCGCGGCGCCGACACCCGGGCGCTGACCCAGGTGCTCTTCGGAGAGCTCAAGGAACTACAGCCGGGCACGCCGGAGCACAACCGCGTGCGCGGGGCGCTCATCGAGGCGAACCTCCCGCTCGTGCGCTACGCGGCCGCCCGTTTCCGCTCCCGCAACGAGCCGATGGAGGACGTGGTCCAGGTCGGCACCATCGGCCTGATCAACGCCATCGACCGCTTCGACCCGGAACGGGGCGTGCAGTTCCCGACGTTCGCGATGCCCACGGTCATCGGCGAGATCAAGCGGTACTTCCGCGACAACGTCCGCACGGTGCACGTACCGCGCCGGCTCCACGAGCTGTGGGTGCAGGTCAACAGCGCGACCGAGGACCTGACGACCGCCTTCGGCCGCACCCCGACGACGGCGGAGATCGCCGAGCGGCTGCGCATCGGCGAGGACGAGGTGCTCTCCTGCATCGAGGCCGGCCGCTCGTACCACGCCACGTCGCTCGAGGCCGCCCAGGAGGGCGACGGCCTGCCCGGGCTGCTGGACCGCCTCGGATACGAGGACCCGGCGCTGGACGGCGTGGAGCACCGCGATCTCGTCCGCCACCTCCTGGTCCAGCTCCCGGAGCGCGAGCAGCGCATCCTCCTGCTGCGCTACTACAGCAATCTGACGCAGTCCCAGATCAGCGCGGAACTCGGCGTCTCCCAGATGCACGTCTCCCGCCTCCTGGCGCGCAGCTTCCAGCGACTGCGCTCCGCCAACCGCATCGAGGCCTGA